One window of the Sparus aurata chromosome 17, fSpaAur1.1, whole genome shotgun sequence genome contains the following:
- the nop2 gene encoding 28S rRNA (cytosine(4447)-C(5))-methyltransferase, with translation MGRKLDPTNKVKRGPGKKAKKQQGAETELVKFIDDDETGPKRMSSRGRKRAAKRVQNLNKPKDSSEKQPKKGFSDENSKWLTPAKRKRKIDEPESEDDSDEHWEQEEDDEEVEEQEQQQQQKKGGKDQGKKGAKLGVKEEEEEDDDEGDDDVNDDEDDGDDDDDEEMVDDYGTLDDGSGEENAEEESDGEELLPIERAAKKEKKLKETMGLESDDDDDDDDEDDDVEGEQKSDADTDEEDTVQANIDEMDRFRLPGAEESEKEGVLPLDLKTIHQRIKDNIDVLCNFSTKREEGKERAEYISLLKKDLCTYYSYNTFLIEKLIDLFPLSELVDFLEANEIQRPVTIRTNTLKTRRRDLAQALINRGVNLDPLGKWSKVGLVIYDSSVPVGATPEYLSGQYMLQGASSFLPVMALSPQEGELVLDMSSAPGGKTTYIAQLMRNTGVIVANDANAERLKSVVGNIHRLGVTNTVVCNYDGRQFPKVMGGFDRVLLDAPCSGTGVIAKDPAVKTSKDDADIHRSAHLQKELILSAIDSVNAESPSGGYLVYCTCSIMVEENEWVVDYALKKRNVKLVPTGLDFGKEGFTRFKERRFHPTLKLSRRFYPHSHNMDGFFVAKLKKFSNVIPTAPAGKEDESVDTTEATVVTDSPEKKPPKSDKTKKIVPGKTQANGKAAGKMANVKPKGKKDSPAGPKKAKIAKMDGETVKGAKAKKPTVKTAEETKASKADKKDGSRFEKKQGKNRNTPMKANKRLGKNKFRKLKNMLEKQEID, from the exons ATGGGTCGGAAGTTGGATCCCACCAACAAGGTGAAGAGAGGGCCAGGGAAAAAAGCCAAAAAGCAGCAAGGAGCAGAGACAGAGTTGGTCAAGTTTATAGATGATG ATGAAACAGGACCAAAACGGATGTCAAGTAGAGGCAGGAAAAG AGCTGCAAAAAGAGTCCAGAATCTGAATAAGCCTAAGGATTCTTCTGAGAAGCAGCCAAAGAAAG gtttcagtgatgaaaacagtAAATGGCTGACACCAGCAAAGAGGAAGCGCAAAATTGATGAACCAGAAAGTGAAGATGACAGTGATGAGCACTGGGAGcaagaggaagatgatgaagaggtggaggagcaggagcagcagcagcagcagaagaagggAGGAAAAGACCAAGGAAAGAAGGGTGCCAAATTAGGagtgaaagaagaggaggaggaggatgacgaCGAGGGAGATGATGATGTCAATGACGACgaagatgatggtgatgatgatgatgatgaagaaatgGTTGATGACTATGGTACCCTTGATGATGGCAGTGGTGAGGAAAATGCTGAAGAAGAAAGTGATGGAGAGGAA CTTCTTCCCATCGAACGTGCAgccaagaaagagaaaaagctgAAAGAAACCATGGGCCTAGAgagcgatgatgatgatgatgacgacgatgaggatgatgatgtggAGGGGGAACAGAAATCAGATGCTGACACAGATGAGGAGGACACGGTACAGGCCAACATTGATGAAATGGATAGATTTAGGCTACCAGGGGCAGAGGAAAGTGAGAAGGAAG GTGTCCTGCCTCTGGACCTCAAGACAATCCATCAAAGAATTAAGGACAACATTGATGTTCTATGTAATTTCTCAACAAAACGGGAGGAGGGCAAAGAGAGAGCCGAGTACATCTCTCTTCTGAAAAAGGATCTCTGTACCTATTACAGCTACAACACCTTCCTCATTGAGAAATTAATAGACCTATTTCCTCTTTCAgag CTGGTTGATTTCCTTGAGGCTAATGAAATTCAGAGACCTGTCACCATTAGGACcaacacactgaaaacaagGAGGCGGGACCTTGCACAG GCCTTGATCAACAGAGGAGTGAACCTGGATCCACTGGGGAAATGGTCTAAAGTGGGTTTGGTCATCTATGACTCCTCAGTACCTGTAG GGGCAACCCCAGAGTATCTATCTGGCCAGTACATGCTGCAGGGTGCCTCCAGTTTTCTGCCCGTTATGGCGCTCTCTCCACAGGAGGGAGAGTTAGTGCTGGACATGAGCTCAGCTCCTGGAGGCAAGACCACCTATATCG CTCAGCTGATGAGAAACACAGGAGTGATTGTTGCTAATGATGCCAATGCTGAAAGGTTGAAGAGTGTGGTGGGAAACATCCACCGTCTGGGAGTCACCAACACTGTTGTCTGCAACTACGATGGAAGACAGTTTCCAAAG GTGATGGGCGGGTTTGACAGGGTGCTGCTCGATGCTCCATGCTCAGGCACAGGAGTCATCGCTAAGGATCCAGCTGTAAAGACCAGCAAG GACGATGCAGACATCCATCGCTCAGCTCACTTACAGAAGGAGCTGATTCTGTCTGCCATTGACTCTGTTAATGCAGAGTCCCCTTCGGGAGGATATCTGGTCTACTGCACATGTTCAATAATG GTGGAGGAGAATGAATGGGTGGTGGATTACGCTTTGAAGAAAAGGAATGTCAAATTAGTTCCTACAGGACTTGACTTTGGCAAGGAAGGCTTCACCAG GTTCAAAGAACGTAGATTCCATCCTACTCTTAAACTGTCTCGACGCTTTTACCCTCATTCCCATAATATGGATGGCTTCTTTGTGGCCAAGCTGAAGAAATTCTCAAATGTAATTCCAACAGCCCCGGCAGGAAAAG AAGACGAAAGCGTGGATACTACTGAGGCTACAGTTGTTACAGACTCTCCTGAAAAGAAACCACCCAAGAGTGACAAGACCAAGAAGATTGTTCCTGGCAAAACTCAAGCTAATGGAAAAGCAGCTGGGAAAATGGCCAATGTCAAGCCAAAAGGCAAAAAGGACTCACCAGCTGGaccaaaaaaagcaaagatcGCCAAGATGGATGGGGAGACTGTGAAAGGGGCAAAGGCCAAGAAACCCACAGTAAAGACAGCTGAGGAAACAAAAGCGTCAAAGGCTGACAAAAAGGATGGAAGTAGATTTGAGAAAAAGCAgggcaaaaacagaaacacacccatgaaggcaaacaaaagaTTGGGGAAGAATAAATTCAGAAAGTTgaagaacatgttggaaaaacaAGAAATTGATTGA
- the ing4 gene encoding inhibitor of growth protein 4 has product MAAGMYLEHYLDSIENLPFELQRNFNLMRDLDQRTEDLKGQIDSLAKEYTANARTLSSEQKLSILRQIQQSYSKCKEFGDDKVQLAMQTYEMVDKHIRRLDTDLARFEADLKEKQIESTDYDSTSSKGKKSDSRQKEKKTAKTRSKVKSSDEDGSPKSAQKKVKLLQPGEFNSPATNFGNVHPSDVLDMPVDPNEPTYCLCHQVSYGEMIGCDNTDCSIEWFHFACVGLTTKPRGKWYCPRCSQDRKRK; this is encoded by the exons ATGGCGGCGGGGATGTATTTGGAGCATTATTTGGACA GCATAGAAAACTTGCCCTTCGAGTTGCAGAGAAACTTCAATTTGATGAGGGATCTAGATCAACGCACAGAGG ATCTTAAAGGACAGATAGACTCTCTGGCTAAAGAGTACACAGCCAATGCCAGGACTCTTTCCTCCGAGCAAAAGCTGTCCATACTGAGGCAGATTCAGCAGTCTTACAGTAAATGCAAGGAGTTTGGCGATGATAAGGTGCAACTGGCCATGCAGACCTATGAAATG GTCGACAAACACATCAGACGTCTTGACACAGACCTGGCTCGGTTTGAGGCCGACTTGAAGGAAAAGCAAATTGAGAGCACAGACTATGATTCCACCTCCAGTAAGGGGAAGAAAA GTGACTCCAgacagaaggaaaagaagacaGCTAAAACAAGGTCTAAAGTGAAGAGTTCAGATGAAGATGGCAGTCCCAAGAGTGCACAGAAGAAAGTCAAACTCCTTCAGCC AGGGGAATTCAACAGCCCTGCCACCAACTTTGGGAATGTGCACCCATCTGATGTGCTGGACATGCCGGTGGACCCAAATGAACCCACCTACTGTCTGTGCCATCAGGTGTCTTATGGCGAGATGATCGGCTGTGACAACACTGAT TGCTCCATTGAGTGGTTCCATTTTGCATGCGTGGGCCTGACAACCAAACCAAGAGGCAAATG GTATTGTCCACGATGCTCTcaagacagaaagaggaaataa